The Nitrospira sp. SG-bin1 genomic interval TTCAAGAGGCCGTCGACGGCGCCGGCAAGGGTGATACGGTCGTGATCAAGGCTGGTTTTTATGCTCAGGACTTGACCATTCACAGCAAAGAGAAGATTAAGATTCTCGGTGAGGGAATCGACAATGTCGTTCTGCTTGGACGAGGCCAAATGGTGGGGGTGTTGCATGTGGGGAAGTGGCCGTATGGGGCAACGGACATAGAGATCAGCGGCCTCACGATCAACGAGCATGGGGGGCACGCTGTCGGCATCTTCAACGGAAACCACATCACGCTACGTCAAGTTCGTGTGAACGGAATGGTCTTCGGCCAGCAGGTGCAGGATGTCCATATCGAAGACTGTGTGATCGGGGGGAGTGAGACGACGGGCGTTCACTTTTCTGATTCTCAGGTCCTTCTGACGGGAAATGTCATTCATGACAACGATTACGGAGTGAACGTGACCGGCAGATCTTCGGTTCGCCTTGAGCGCAATATCGTCACCAGAAGTTTATTCGAGGCCGTCGTGATCAGTGACCAGGCAAAAGCGGTCTTGATCAATAATACTCTGGTTAAGAATGGTGGTGGGGCGGCGTTCCTCGACTCAGCGACGATTGAGGCGGCGGCAAATATCCTCAGCCTCAATAAAGTCGGGTTTCTTATCGCCGCTTCGAGCCAGACCAAAACCTCATACAACGCGTTGTTTAATTGCGATGTAAACTATATGAGAACCGGGCCTCAAAACGTTTATGCGCCGGAGCTACAGGCTGAATCCGACATGACGGTTGATCCGCTTTTTGTCGATGTCGAGCATGACGACTTCCGGCTCAAGCCCGATACCACTCTAGTCAATCGTGGATCGTTTGGGTACCTCGGAGCGCTTCCCCCCATTCCAGTGCCGACACAAAGTCGCTGATAAGACCATTCAAAACAATGAGATAGAAGGCACTCCTGATGGGAGGAATGCGCATGGTATGCTTAAATACACGCGCTTCCGGATCATTCCTGAGCTCAAGTAACACCGTAATCGCGCCGAGAAAGTTTCAACCAGGAGGTCTCCCTTGGCTAGCTTCCGTAGCAATCTTGAAAAGCCGTCGGGTGAAGGCATCCCCTCGCTCATGGATATGGAATCCGGCAAGTTGGTCGGAGCCGTACTTCCGATGTCTGAACAAGCCCAGATCCAGATGCGGAACAGCATCGAAGTCATTGACTATCTCTTAAATCAGGAACGAGTTATCTGGAGTTAGGATTCGATTTCTCGGCTAATCGTTTTTTCATAGCAATTCCCCCATAAACTGAGCTGCTCCCCTCATCATCGATGATTCCCTGTAAGGCTCTTGCTCTCTCATCGACCCACGACTAATACGTTCTTCAGGTAAACCACTCCGAGACCGAGAAGTAGAATGGTCCAGGTCCTTGCGTCATGCGACCGCCAGCTTGATTCTTGTCCGCAAGGGGTGCATCGTAGGTTCTGCGGCGACTAACGTGCTCACGGTAAAAGTCCAGTGCGGAAAATAGTTCGGACATCTTCTCGTTCCCAAACTCCTCTCAACGCCGAGCGGCAACGGCTTGGCGAAGACGCTGTCCGGAAGCGGCACTGGAAGCGATGGGGGCCGTACTTGAGCGAGCGCGCCTGGGGAACCGTGCGTGAGGACTACAGTCCATACGGAACGGCCTGGGAAGCTTTTCCTCATGATCATGCTCGCTCGCGGGCCTACCGATGGAACGAAGACGGGCTTGCCGGGATATCGGATCGTCACCAATACATCTGTTTTGCCATCGCTCTTTGGAATGGACACGATCCGATTCTGAAGGAGCGGGTATTTGGTTTGACCGGTAACGAAGGAAATCACGGCGAAGATGTTAAAGAATACTATTTTTATCTAGATTCAACGCCTACACATTCATACATGAAGTATCTCTATAAGTATCCACAGGCAGGGTTTCCCTATGCCAGGCTTGTAGACGAGAGTCGAGGCCGTAGACGTGGGGAGTTGGAATATGAGCTGATCGACACCGGAGTTTTTGACGAGAATCGCTACTTCGATGTGATGGTGGAGTATGCGAAGGCGACACCTGAGGAACTCCTCATCCGCATTCAACTCACGAACCGAGGGCCGGATCGCGCCGAACTGACACTCTTGCCAACGCTCTGGTTCAGGAATACCTGGTCGTGGGGAATTGATGCTCGTCGGCCGAGAATGCGTGAAGGAAAAGCCGGTGATGGGATGAGCGTGATTGAATTGGATCACGAGTATTATGGTGAGCGACGCCTTTGGTGTGAAGGAAGCCCTCCGTTACTCTTTACGGAAAATGAAACGAATACCCGGCGCCTCTATGGCGATCAAGATGGCGCCAGATACGTGAAGGACAGTTTTCATGACTACGTGATCCATAATCAAGCGGAGGCGGTCAATCCTGAGAAGGTCGGCTCCAAGGCCGCCGCCTTCTACCAGCTTTCATTGCCTGCCGGGGCATCGGAAGTCATTCGGCTATGTCTTACTAACAGTACGGATTCGGCTGGATTCACAGTTCGAGTGTTCAATGACGTTTTTAAGCGACGTATCCGGGAAGCCGATGAATTTTATAATGAGCTGGCTCCCCAGGATCTATCTGATGATGCACGGCGTGTACAACGACAGGCATTTGCGGGATTACTGTGGAGCAAACAATTCTACCATTATGACCTGAAGCGTTGGCTCGTCGGTGATCCAGGGATGCCGGATCCTCCTCATGAACGGCTGCGTGGGCGCAACTCGGACTGGACCCATCTCTACAATGCCGATGTGATCTCCATGCCGGATAAGTGGGAGTATCCCTGGTATGCCGCTTGGGATTTGGCCTTCCATTGCATTCCGCTCGCGCTTGTCGACTCAACCTTCGCCAAAGAGCAACTTATCCTGATGCTCAGAGAATGGTACATGCACCCGAACGGTCAGATTCCGGCCTATGAATGGGCGTTCGGTGACGTAAATCCCCCGGTTCATGCCTGGGCGGCATGGCGGGTGTACAAGATCGAAAAGAAACGCAGAGGAGTCGGTGATCGGGTTTTCCTCGAACGAGTGTTCCATAAGCTGCTCTTGAACTTCACCTGGTGGGTGAATCGAAAGGATGCCGAGGGCAAGAATATTTTTCAAGGAGGATTTCTGGGACTCGACAACATCGGCGTCTTTGATCGCAGTGCTCCATTGCCGACGGGTGGCCATATTGAACAGTCGGATGCGACAAGTTGGATGGGGATGTATTGTCTCAATATGCTGTCGATCTCTCTGGAGTTGGCACGTGACAATCGAGCGTATGAGGACGTGGCGAGCAAGTTTTTTGAACATTTCGTGTATATCTGCCGAGCCATGAACAATATCGGCGGCGAAAAAATCGAGCTCTGGGACAGAGAAGACGGCTTTTTTTATGATGTGCTGCATCTTCCCGATGGACGGACCTTTCCGCTCAAAGTGCGCTCTCTCGTGGGGCTGATCCCGCTGTTTGCCGTAGAAACGTTGGACTCGGAATTGATCGACAGCCTTCCCCGGTTTAAGCACCGCATGCAGTGGTTCATCGAAAATCGGCCAGATTTCAGCGCGCACATCGAGGCGCATTCCCATGATGGCGGGGTGCGCAGGTTTTTGTCGCTGGTCAATCCCACGCGACTCAAGTCGGTGTTGCGGTACATGCTCGACGAAGAAGAATTTCTCTCGCCGTACGGCATCCGGGCGCTCTCGCGCTACCACAAGGACCATCCCTATGTGCTTTCCATCATGGGTATGGAGTATCGCGTGGACTATGAACCTGCTGAATCGAGCACGGGGCTCTTCGGGGGCAATTCGAATTGGCGAGGTCCAATCTGGTTTCCGGTCAACTATCTGTTGATCGAATCGCTTCAGAAATTCCACTATTACCTCGGTGACGAGTACCGGGTTGAATATCCGGTACGTTCCGGCCGATTTGTTTCTTTGAACGAAGTTGCGTCCGAGCTCTCTCGACGGCTGACACATATTTTTCTCAAAGACAACGACGGCCGACGTCCCGTCTATGGGGCAACGAGGAAGTTTCAGGAAGATCCGTTCTGGAAAGACGCCATTCTTTTCTACGAGTACTTCCATGGCGATAATGGAGCGGGGATTGGAGCCAGCCACCAGACGGGATGGACAGGGCTTGTCGCAAAGTTGATTCAGCAGTCGGGAGAATAGGACGGCAGAAATCGCGGGTTTTTCTCTGGTGCAACCCCTTCCCAGGATCCAAGGGAATCACGATAACGTACGGTGTACATCGCATGCGCACCGTCGAAAACCAAGTTTCCACACCGGTTAAGGTGAGAGGGAAGATGGTGGAGCAAACCGATTGTCAGAACCTCGATCGCGCCCTCAGCCTTGAATGGTTGGAGACGAACGGTCGAGGAGGATTTGCCTCGGGTACCGTTGCCGGGGCCAATACACGACGATATCATGCCTTGTTGATGACGGCGCGTCGACCTCCCAGCGATCGATATGTGCTGGTCAATCACGTCGAAGAGTGGCTGAGCGTCGACGAAGATAGATGCTCGCTCACGACGAATCTCTATCCGGGAGCGATATATCCCGACGGATATACCCATTGTTGTGAATTTTCCACGCTTCCCTGGCCGACATGGACCTTTATCTATAACGGGGTTCGAATTCGACGCGAAATCTTCTGCGTTCGCGGTCGGGACCTGGTCATCGTTCGATGGAAATTGATAGGCCTTAAGGGCGGTTTCGTGGTTCTTAAAGTTCGGCCGATGTTGACCGGTCGAGGCTACCACGCTCTGCACCGCGAGAACGGCATTCTGTCGACGCGCGCTGCGATCAAACATGAATCGGTGATCTGGCAGCCATATAGCGGTGTCCCGGCCGTGCGCGCGTTTCACTCAGGAGCCTATCGCCATGCCCCCGATTGGTATCGGTGTCTCGAATATTCTGTCGAGCGGCAACGAGGCCTTGATTTCCAGGAAGATTGGTGGTCGCCGGGAGAGTTTTCGTTCGAGCTGAGAGCAGGAAAGGAACAGACACTCACATTCACCAGCGAAGATCTCGATCACCTCGACGTGGTTCGACTGATGCGAGGAGAACGTGCCAGGCGCACAACATGGCGCAAGGCGCCATTGTATAGGGATCGGCTGATCGAGGCATTACGGCAGGCTACAGAAGTCTTTCTGGTCCAGCGGGATAAAAGACAGACCGTGATCGCCGGCTACCCCTGGTTCACGGATTGGGGACGGGACACCTTCATCTCGCTTCCCGGGCTGTGTCTCGTGACGGGTAAACGGGCCGTGGCTTGGCAAATCATTGAAGCCTTCTGCGCTCATGTGTCGGACGGGATGGTACCCAATCGTTTTTCCGATAGTGGTGAAGAGCCAGAATACAACACGATTGATGCGTCGCTGTGGTTCGTCTATGCCATCGAGCGGTACCTCGCGTACAGCCACGACACGAAACGTGTCCGATCGATTGCTTGGCCGGTGATCAAGCAGATTCTCGACGGGTACCGCCACGGCACGCGATACGACATTCATATGGATGTCGATGGCCTTATCACGGGTGGAACGCCCGGTAGTCAACTTACCTGGATGGATGTGAAAATCGGGGAGTGGGTCGTGACACCGCGGCATGGGAAGCCGGTTGAGGTTCAGGCCTTGTGGATCAAAGCATTGGATATCGGAGAACGTTTGGCGACTCGGTTTGCCGAGGCAGACTACGCGGCGAATTGCCGGATGATCCGAACGCGAGCCGAGGAGTCGTTCCGTAAAAGATTTTGGTATCGGGAAGGGCAGTATCTGTATGACACCATCGATGGACCGGATGGCGACGATGCATCAATCCGGCCCAATCAGCTTTACGCGATTGCTCTGTGCGACGGTCTGGTGACGAGACCGCAGGCCGAGCAGGTTCTCCATATCGTAAAAGAGCAGCTGCTCACGCCGGTGGGGCTGAGAACGTTATCTCCACAGGATAGTCGATATCGTCCTCGGTACGAAGGTGGCCCGATGGAACGAGACAGCGCCTACCATCAGGGAACCGTCTGGCCGTTTCTCTTGGGTGCCCTCGTCACGGCATGGGTGAAAACATATGGGTCCACTGCCAAGACGAAGGTTGAGGCAAGATCGTTTCTGAAAGGAATAGAAGCCCACCTACACGAAGGTTGTATCGGGCAGGTGTCGGAAATTTTTGACGGGGACCCGCCGCACTCTCCGCGAGGCTGTCCAGCTCAAGCTTGGTCCGTCGCGGAGCCTCTCCGTGCATTGGTTGAAGACCTCGGAGCGCCAATTAGGGGCGGAAGGGCCGGCTCCACTCGTTGTGCATAAGCCTCGTCTAATCGAGTCAAACTCAAATTAAAGTGGAAACGGTTCCCTTTTCACCGGCTTGACAGAGTTGGTACTCATCCGTAGTCTGGATAAAAGGGACGCTCAGGGAGGAGTGATCATGAAGGATTTATTCGTCTGGACAAAAAATGGTTGGCGAATCACTGCCGGGGTGGCGACGCTGGTCTTATGTCTTGTCACTCCGTACGGAACGTTCGCTGATGAGCTGCTGAAGGAGTCCGTGTTACCGCTCAGCATGGCCAGCAAAGCGATTCAGGCAGCGGTGGAGTCTTGCAAGAAAGACGGGTATCGAGTGAGCGTATCCGTGGTCGATCGTGCAGGCATTTTACGTGCGATGGGGCGTGCCGACGGTGCCGGACCGCATACGGTCGATAGTAGCCGGAAAAAAGCCTATACGGCTGCCAGTGCACGGCGTCCGACCAGCGAATTGGCCGATCTCATCACAAAAGTTCCCACGCTCCAGACGCTTCGAGATATCAACGGCGATATCCTTATTTTGGGCGGGGGGCTGCCCATCGAACTTGGAGGCGAAATCGTGGGGGGAATCGGAGTTGGAGGAGCACCGGGAGCTCACCTGGATGATGCATGTGCCCAAGATGGGCTCGACGCGATCGGTGCAGCTTCGAAGGTTCCTGCGCCGAAGTGAACGTGTCATCATGGGCGACCGTTTTGAGCTGTATGGTGCTGCTCTGTACCGGGTGTAACAGTAATACCCCTGAGCCTGCTACGGTTGAAATCACCTCGGCACGACTTCGGCTGACGATTGAGAGGACGGCAACGGATCCGTTCCTTCAACGATTTAATCTCACGATGCACGTCAACGGGGCCAATGGCTGTGCTTCTTCCACCGAACTATTTCCGGATACCGGGTATGCCGGTCGCCGTAACGTCTATCAGGCAGCCAACGCAAAGATCTATGTCGTCGGACAGTACGATGCGCGTGTCATCGATTCACTGAGCTGCCGAACGCACCTCTCAGAGTTTCGTCACCTCGATCGAGAGGTCATTTTTGTTGGAAGTTTCGATCAAGACGAATACAAGCACTGGACCTATATTTCTGCCACTCAACGGCCGGAAATGCCGTTCGAGAAGCGGTAACGAAGGTTGGAGGGAAGCTCTAACAGGAACCACATCCGGGACATCATCATGGGTCTCATGTCCGTCGTGTAATACGACAATCATTGGTCATGCAACAGCCGATCATCGGATATCATCAAGATGACCAGGGCGACTGGGTCGCCGATCTGGCCTGTGGTCATGGACAGCATGTACGGCACCAACCTCCATTTACAGATCGTCCGTGGGTGCTTACTCCAGCTGGACGGGAGCGGTATGTCGGTACCAATCTCAATTGTAAGAAATGTGAAGAACCGGGACTTGATTCTCGCCTCACTCCGCGATAGCTTCCGCGTCGTCCACCGCGAATGACGATTCCGGCGATTTTACGGACCCACAAGGTGTTCCATCCTTCACGCGAATAATGGCCTTACTTGACTGCGTATGTTCTCCTTGTGTCTTCGGGCCTGGATATCCAGTCATTCAGCATAGTCGTCGATGTTCAACACGGTCTGATCGGACCATAGTCGAGAGCAGAGCCGTTCGGACATCTTGACAAGACTCAAGTGTTTGTTTGACAACCTTGCCACGTTATCCGTCGGATTAGGTGGTCCATGTTGTCCCAACGATACCAGATTGCTGTTCTGCTTGGACTGGTGGCGCTCTTGGGCTGTTATTTGCTGTTGCCGCTGAGCGCGTCCTATGTGTTGGCAGATAGGCTCCGTGGCTATGGTTACAGCAGCGTCATTCTCCAGCTCGGCTATCCGGGCTGGGCACGCATGCGCATTCCCGTGGTGTCGTTTCAGCAGGATTTGGGCGAAGAACGATTGATGATCTCGCTGACTGACGCAGAGATACACTATGACCCGGTCCAGCTGTTTCAAGGTCGTGTGAGTCGAATCATACTTCGAGACGCGTCGATCCATGTCTTGAATGTGCAAGGCACGGATGAGGTGATCAAGGGGGACATGGGGCCGGATCAGCCCGATAATGAACAATCACCGTGGCGGTTGTTGACGGCTGGGGATCTCTTGCGCAGTCTGCCCATCCTTCCATTCGACGAGTTACAGCTGGATCATCTCACCATTTTTCGTGAACAGGCGACAGGGCCGCTCCAAAAAGTCACGATTGACGGGAGTTTGATCTATAGCGGTAGGGAGGTGGATGGGCACCTTGTCTTTCAAGGACGCGATACCGCGTCGTATGGACTCGTTGTCGTAGGGCATTCCGCAAGTACCTGGTCCGTCACGTTGGCGCCACAACGGCCGCAAGCGACGCCGATTATTTCTTGGCAGTCACGAGCCCATCCACAAGGCTCAGAGATTCGGGTCAATGGACGTCTCCAGATCAATGTACAAGAATTGGCCCCATTCATCGCACTCCTTGTTCCGATCGGTCCGGAGCTTGAGAAAGTGACGGGAGAGGTAGCAATCGATTGGGCAGGGATGGCTCCAGCAGATGCCGCATTGAGTTCCTTATGGGAAGACGAACGGGCTCATCTGGATGGCCATATGCGAGTCGACGTTACGCTGCCGGCTTTAAAAGGTGTGGCGAAGGACATCGCCGTCGCCTATGAGGGGAGATTCGAAGGGAATGCCACTCAGGCCGAGTGGGCCATGAGTCCGGGTGTGTTGCTGACCGCCACAATCAATACTCAACCGCGTATTATTCCAGAAGCGGTTCGGTTGATACTTCCCCATGGGGATCAGCCGGTGAGGATCGAGAACAAAAAGCCCGTGCAAGGAACGTTCTATTGGAAGGAGACGCCTATACGCACGGTGGCACAGGGGCCCTTGCACGTGACGTACGGTCGGACGCCAGGACCATTGGTGGCACAGTTCGAAACCACCCGAGCTGAGGGTCTAGGTAATGAATTGGTGTTGGCCGAAGGGGCCTATCATTTGGAGGGTATCCTTCCGAAGGCCATTACCGAACGGCTTTCAGCCAAAGAGGCGATGGGAGGAGTGCAAGGGACGGTGAAACTGGCTCGGACGCATGTACGTGGCGTGCTGTTACCTCCGTCTTCAGTGACGGCGAAACAGATAGGTCAGGGCACCACCCTTATTTCCAGTGTCACGCTGAATCTATCGGAGCCGTTGACGGTCGAATGCGATCTGACGGCAATCCATTGCCGCGGGGGAGCAATAATCGCGACCCTTCGAGCTCCGGCCCTGAGAGTAGGTGGTCGGAGAATCCGCATTGGGCAAGGTATCTTGAAAATTCGAGATGTGGAAACGACTAAGGCCGCCTGGGCTGCACAAGGGACGTTATCAATCGCCGGAGTCAGTCCGGAGTCCGGTTCGTGGTGGCCATCCGCGAGCGATTGGATGATCAAATTCTCGGCTGATCAGGCCGGCGTCAAGGCCGACCTGCGAGTCGATATCCCGACGCACGAAGGGTTCGTAACCGCCAGGATCGAACAGCCGCTGCAGACGGCGGAGGGAGTTCTGCACGGTGTCATCGGTCCGCTGACGTTTAACGGAGTTGATCGGCGGCTCGGTAAGTTGATGATGGGACTCTCTCCTTCCATCGATGTGATCGATGGAATGTTCACCGCCACCGTCGATGGGTCGTGGTCAAGCAACTCTCACGAGCGCATCGCGATGATGAACGGGGCTTCAGCAACTGCGAAGGTGGTCGTCGAGAGATTGTCCGGTCACTACTACGATTATGTCGTAAAGGGCGTGAGCACCACGATGGTGTTACATGCCAAGGGACTTGAGTCAATCCTGATGAACGAGCCGGCCACCATCTCTGTGGCGGCAATCCAGAGCGGTGTTGACGCCACCAACCTCGCGGCTTCCGTTCAGATAAAATGGAAACTGGCCGATAGCCTGCCAGTGGTCGAGGTGCGAGACTTCCAATGCGAAATCTTCGGAGGAACCGTCAGCACTCCAGGACCTGTGGTAGACTTGGCCAAGCCGCCAGTGACAACGACGTTTTTGCTCCGGAATCTTGATCTCGGGAAAATTCTCAGCGTGGAACAACAGCGAGGGCTTCAGGGAACTGGAACGCTCAATGGGACCCTGCCTGTGACCATCACGTCGGGTGGGGTCCTCGTGAAAGACGGACTGATCGAGGCACAGCCTCCCGGAGGAGTCATTCGGTATGCATCGGCGCCGGAAACGTCGAAGACCCTGTCGGACTCTGATCGTCAACTCCAGCTCGTTGCGCAGGCGCTGAACAACTTTCAGTATTCACTGCTGCGCGTCGGTGTGAAATACGGTGAAACGGGCATGTTGGACCTGAACGCGCGGTTGGAGGGCAGAAATCCAGACCTGAGGAGTACGCCGCCGATTCACTTCAACCTTACCCTGCAGGAACATATCCCGACGCTTCTCAAGAGCCTCCGCTTGGTCGATGATCTCGAGGGGACCATCGAAAGAAAATATAGGCGACAAGGATCATTATGAGGCGAACCATGCTGAGCAGAACCATACTGATAGGGGGTGGAGGACTGGCCTGGGGCATTCTGCTTGCCGCTCTGAGCGCCTGTACTCCACGCGTCGAGGTCGCTGCGTCGGAAAAGCCGATTACGATCAATCTCAATGTGAAGATCGATCATGAGATTCGGTTGAAAGTCGACAAGGATTTGGATCAAGTGCTGTCGAATGACAGCGGATTGTTCTAGTCGTCGGAGGACATCATGGTCATAGGACGGTTGATCATCACGATGTGTACGGCACTGTTATGGGCCGCCATCCACTCTCCCGCGTGGGCACTGTCGTTGGATGAAGCGAAAGCGCAGGGGTGGGTCGGAGAAAAGGCCAGCGGTTATCTGGGGGTGGTGAATCCTTCCAATGCTGAAGCGCGGTCGTTGATGGACGATGTGAATAAAAAGCGGCGGCAGGCCTATGAAGAGATCGCAAAGCGAAACGGTACCAGTGTCCAAGCTGTGGAAACCCTTGCCGGGGAAAAAGCCATTCAGAACACCAAACCGGGAAACTTTATTGAAGGAGGCGGTGGGTGGATCAAGAAATAGCCGTTATCCATAGCGGTCGTTCTTCCAGGGGAGCGCGCTGTTCGAGTACCCTCGGACTTCCCAAAATCCTTTCTCATCTTTATCGGAAAACGTAATCTCCTTCACCCACTTCGCTCCTTTCCAGGCATACCGCTTCGGGACGATCACACGCACCGGCCCACCGTGGTCCCGCGTCAGGGGGTTGCCATTCCAACTATGCGCGAGTAGCACATCGTCGTCGTGACAGGCGTCAAGCGGTAGGTTGGTTGTATAGTCATCGTAGGATTTGAACAGCACAAATTGCGCGAGCGACAGCGGTTTTACGAGGGACATGAGGTGCTTGAAGCTCACGCCTTCCCAATCGTTGTCATAACGACTCCATGACGTGACGCAATGGAAGTCCGACCGGTCTTTGAATTGAGGTTGGGCCAAGAATGATTCCCATGTCAGGACAAGCGGAGCGGCGACAAACCCGCCGATACTGAGTCTCCATTCATGTAATGGAATCTCGGGCTTGAAGCCAAGGTCCAGAACGGGAAAATTCTCGACCAGGTGTTGGCCGGGTGGCAGCCGATCGTCTCCCTCATAGAACACTTCACGTTCCTCCCCACCACGACGTGCTTTGGCCCACTGCTCTTTCGTCCTTGTCAGCCTGCTCGATTCATCCATTCCCACCTCCCTCCATATAGATTACGGGAATTGAAGTTGATCTAGCAACCGAGCTGACCCGTGGTCGGTTGTTCGCAGGCACTCTGACGCCTCACTATCTCAGCGAGCAGCGGTCTTGGTAAGTACTGTGGGATTGTTGTGCTCGCCCCTCAGCTCTGTAAGGTTTTCCAGCGTCCTCAGACGTACGTGTAAGCAGCTTATCTCATTGACAGATACCGAAGGAGCCACCATGATACAGCACGACGCCACTATGACGACCCCGGTCTCCACTCAGAGTGAAGCCAGCAGTTCATATCTCGGCAAGATCTTGATCGCGGGTATCCTCGCCATAGCGCTTGGTGCCTTCTTCTATTTCGATCTCGGACAGTTCCTGTCGTTAAATGCGCTGAAAGAGAATCGAGACAGTCTTTTAACGTTTGCAGACGAGCACTTTGCATTCGCTGTAGGATTGTT includes:
- a CDS encoding glucosidase, giving the protein MVRTSSRSQTPLNAERQRLGEDAVRKRHWKRWGPYLSERAWGTVREDYSPYGTAWEAFPHDHARSRAYRWNEDGLAGISDRHQYICFAIALWNGHDPILKERVFGLTGNEGNHGEDVKEYYFYLDSTPTHSYMKYLYKYPQAGFPYARLVDESRGRRRGELEYELIDTGVFDENRYFDVMVEYAKATPEELLIRIQLTNRGPDRAELTLLPTLWFRNTWSWGIDARRPRMREGKAGDGMSVIELDHEYYGERRLWCEGSPPLLFTENETNTRRLYGDQDGARYVKDSFHDYVIHNQAEAVNPEKVGSKAAAFYQLSLPAGASEVIRLCLTNSTDSAGFTVRVFNDVFKRRIREADEFYNELAPQDLSDDARRVQRQAFAGLLWSKQFYHYDLKRWLVGDPGMPDPPHERLRGRNSDWTHLYNADVISMPDKWEYPWYAAWDLAFHCIPLALVDSTFAKEQLILMLREWYMHPNGQIPAYEWAFGDVNPPVHAWAAWRVYKIEKKRRGVGDRVFLERVFHKLLLNFTWWVNRKDAEGKNIFQGGFLGLDNIGVFDRSAPLPTGGHIEQSDATSWMGMYCLNMLSISLELARDNRAYEDVASKFFEHFVYICRAMNNIGGEKIELWDREDGFFYDVLHLPDGRTFPLKVRSLVGLIPLFAVETLDSELIDSLPRFKHRMQWFIENRPDFSAHIEAHSHDGGVRRFLSLVNPTRLKSVLRYMLDEEEFLSPYGIRALSRYHKDHPYVLSIMGMEYRVDYEPAESSTGLFGGNSNWRGPIWFPVNYLLIESLQKFHYYLGDEYRVEYPVRSGRFVSLNEVASELSRRLTHIFLKDNDGRRPVYGATRKFQEDPFWKDAILFYEYFHGDNGAGIGASHQTGWTGLVAKLIQQSGE
- a CDS encoding oxidoreductase, yielding MDESSRLTRTKEQWAKARRGGEEREVFYEGDDRLPPGQHLVENFPVLDLGFKPEIPLHEWRLSIGGFVAAPLVLTWESFLAQPQFKDRSDFHCVTSWSRYDNDWEGVSFKHLMSLVKPLSLAQFVLFKSYDDYTTNLPLDACHDDDVLLAHSWNGNPLTRDHGGPVRVIVPKRYAWKGAKWVKEITFSDKDEKGFWEVRGYSNSALPWKNDRYG